A single Streptomyces sp. 2114.4 DNA region contains:
- a CDS encoding beta-N-acetylhexosaminidase: MRRRRLLFSLLLVAAAGLGTAALPPPGAAHADAPAATPLDRVIPAPASVHATGDAYTLGDRTRIRVPGGSGEARRAAGYLAGLLRPATGFGLPVTTKDGRDGIVLRLGGSGTKGLGAEGYRLTSGARAVTISAARPAGLFHGVQTLRQLLPADVERTGARRGTWRIAGGTIADSPRYAYRGAMLDVSRHFFTVAQVKRYIDQLAMYKINKLHLHLSDDQGWRIAIKSWPRLATYGGSTQVGGGPGGYYTKDDYREIIRYAAARYLTVVPEIDMPGHTNAALASYAPLNCNGQAPPLYTGTKVGFSSLCVPKKETYDFVDDVLRELAAMTPGRYLHIGGDEAHSTSHADYVTFMDKVQPVVAKYGKTAIGWHQLTGAHPAKGAVAQYWGYDKTGAAERQQVADAARNGTRLILSPADRAYLDMKYDKNTPLGLAWAGYVGVQRSYDWDPGSYLKDAPADSVLGVEAPLWSETLSTTAHIEYMAFPRLPGIAELGWSPASTHDWDDYKVRLAAQGPRWDALGMNYYRSPEVPWPAR; the protein is encoded by the coding sequence ACCGGGGACGCGTACACCCTCGGTGACCGCACCCGGATCCGCGTGCCCGGCGGCTCCGGCGAGGCCAGGAGGGCCGCCGGCTATCTGGCGGGGCTGCTGCGGCCCGCCACCGGCTTCGGCCTCCCGGTGACCACCAAGGACGGCCGGGACGGCATCGTCCTCCGGCTCGGCGGCAGCGGCACCAAGGGGCTGGGGGCCGAGGGCTACCGGCTCACCTCGGGCGCCCGTGCGGTCACGATCAGCGCCGCCCGCCCGGCCGGCCTCTTCCACGGCGTGCAGACGCTCCGGCAGCTGCTGCCGGCCGACGTGGAGCGGACGGGCGCCCGGCGCGGGACCTGGCGGATCGCCGGGGGCACCATCGCCGACTCCCCGCGCTACGCCTACCGCGGCGCGATGCTCGACGTCTCCCGGCACTTCTTCACCGTCGCGCAGGTCAAGCGGTATATCGACCAGCTCGCCATGTACAAGATCAACAAGCTGCATCTGCACCTCTCCGACGACCAGGGCTGGCGGATCGCCATCAAGTCCTGGCCGCGGCTGGCGACGTACGGCGGCTCCACCCAGGTCGGCGGCGGGCCCGGCGGCTACTACACCAAGGACGACTACCGCGAGATCATCCGCTATGCCGCGGCCCGCTATCTGACCGTCGTCCCCGAGATCGACATGCCGGGCCACACCAACGCCGCGCTGGCCTCCTACGCGCCGCTCAACTGCAACGGCCAGGCGCCGCCGCTCTACACCGGCACCAAGGTCGGCTTCAGCTCGCTGTGCGTCCCCAAGAAGGAGACGTACGACTTCGTGGACGATGTCCTGCGCGAACTCGCCGCCATGACTCCCGGCCGCTACCTCCACATCGGCGGTGACGAGGCGCACTCCACCAGCCATGCGGACTACGTGACCTTCATGGACAAGGTGCAGCCGGTGGTCGCCAAGTACGGCAAGACCGCGATCGGCTGGCACCAGCTGACCGGAGCGCACCCGGCGAAGGGCGCCGTCGCCCAGTACTGGGGCTATGACAAGACGGGCGCGGCCGAGCGCCAACAGGTCGCCGACGCCGCCAGGAACGGCACCCGGCTGATCCTCTCGCCCGCCGACCGCGCCTACCTCGACATGAAGTACGACAAGAACACGCCGCTGGGCCTGGCCTGGGCCGGCTACGTCGGTGTCCAGCGCTCCTACGACTGGGACCCCGGCAGCTACCTCAAGGACGCGCCCGCAGACTCCGTCCTCGGCGTCGAGGCGCCCCTGTGGTCGGAGACGCTCTCCACCACCGCCCACATCGAGTACATGGCCTTCCCGCGGCTGCCGGGCATCGCCGAGCTGGGCTGGTCGCCGGCGTCCACGCACGACTGGGACGACTACAAGGTGCGGCTGGCCGCCCAGGGGCCCCGCTGGGACGCGCTGGGGATGAACTACTACCGCTCTCCCGAGGTGCCCTGGCCGGCGCGGTGA